Proteins from one Anopheles nili chromosome 2, idAnoNiliSN_F5_01, whole genome shotgun sequence genomic window:
- the LOC128730197 gene encoding UDP-glucosyltransferase 2-like, with protein MTGVFVVFTAVVAMACTIEAAKILAIFPVPLKQHQLVYRPLIEELAKRGHDIVLVTTDPMETTEHGNGTLDRIEQIDLSFAYDLPVLEQLNVAGLDGRDMLRNIFNVMRTISDEELQHPAMQKLIKSARPADGLTKEGVPDARCNPFDVVMVEWSGVTLMNAFAEHFRAPLIGIANKGAFINAHEALGNPNHPIGYPSIFMPFSEDLSLLQRISSVLFTVWYRFYYYTVEIPAQNVIARNNFGESISDLRQIEQNADLLLINAFPQLGNVRPVGPTTIHLGGIHQRRSVTELPDDLSLFLAQSDEPVVYVNLGASPGGITERARRDKIVKALEQLDLASVWALEEDTEPVNSTSRLYQSHAVPQDAVLAHPKVRVFLTNGGQMNVEDAIQHKVPVVGISYSTSYEHYLRQIAKYEAGIISLIDFETQTFVDKLRDVFTEDRYQENVNKLHRLLNDQPQTSMERAVWWIEYVARNGGTSSLHVRHLSWFEYLMLDVLLLVSVSASLAVAVFAYLIYRLVRYSKSLPMEMVTRGSRKCKMI; from the exons ATGACCGGGGTATTTGTGGTGTTTACAGCCGTCGTTGCGATGGCATGCACCATCGAGGCGGCTAAAATACTGGCAATCTTCCCGGTACCGCTAAAGCAACACCAGTTGGTCTACCGGCCGTTGATCGAGGAGCTGGCTAAACGTGGCCATGACATCGTGCTGGTCACGACAGACCCGATGGAAACGACCGAGCATGGCAACGGAACGCTCGATCGGATCGAGCAGATCGATCTCAGCTTCGCCTACGATCTACCGGTTCTGGAACAGCTCAATGTTGCCGGGCTGGATGGACGTGACATGCTGCGTAACATCTTCAACGTAATGCGCACGATCTCGGACGAGGAACTGCAGCATCCTGCCATGCAGAAGTTGATCAAATCAGCTCGTCCTGCGGATGGGTTGACTAAGGAAGGCGTGCCCGATGCCCGGTGTAACCCATTTGACGTCGTCATGGTGGAATGGTCCGGTGTAACGCTGATGAACGCGTTCGCTGAACACTTCCGGGCTCCGCTTATAGGCATCGCGAATAAGGGTGCGTTTATCAACGCACATGAAGCCCTTGGCAACCCGAACCACCCGATCGGGTATCCCAGCATCTTCATGCCGTTCAGCGAAGATCTGAGCCTGCTGCAGCGAATTTCGAGCGTGTTGTTCACCGTCTGGTACAG ATTCTATTACTACACCGTAGAGATCCCGGCCCAGAATGTGATCGCGCGCAACAACTTTGGCGAATCGATCTCCGACCTGCGACAGATCGAGCAGAATGCTGATCTACTGCTAATCAACGCCTTCCCACAGCTTGGTAATGTGCGCCCTGTCGGACCAACAACAATTCACCTCGGTGGCATTCACCAACGACGATCAGTGACCGAGCTGCCAGACGACCTGAGTCTGTTCCTGGCCCAATCAGACGAACCTGTCGTATACGTTAACCTGGGAGCCTCACCAGGTGGGATCACAGAACGTGCCCGAAGGGACAAGATTGTGAAGGCACTTGAACAGCTCGATTTAGCTAGTGTTTGGGCCTTGGAAGAGGACACCGAGCCAGTTAACAGTACGAGCCGCTTGTACCAATCTCACGCCGTGCCCCAAGATGCTGTTTTAG CTCACCCAAAAGTGCGCGTGTTTCTTACGAACGGCGGCCAGATGAACGTGGAGGACGCCATCCAGCATAAAGTGCCCGTGGTTGGTATCAGTTACTCGACCTCGTACGAGCACTACCTGCGGCAGATTGCCAAGTACGAGGCGGGCATCATTTCGCTCATCGACTTTGAGACGCAAACCTTCGTGGACAAGCTGCGAGACGTTTTTACCGAGGACCG GTACCAGGAGAACGTAAACAAATTGCACCGATTGCTCAACGATCAACCACAAACGTCGATGGAACGAGCCGTTTGGTGGATCGAGTACGTCGCGCGTAACGGCGGCACGAGTTCGCTACATGTGCGCCATCTATCGTGGTTCGAGTACCTCATGCTCGacgtgttgttgctggtgagTGTCTCGGCTAGTCTAGCAGTGGCCGTCTTTGCGTATCTCATTTATCGACTAGTTCGCTACTCGAAAAGTTTACCGATGGAAATGGTAACGCGCGGTAGTCGAAAGTGCAAAATGATTTAA
- the LOC128730175 gene encoding uncharacterized protein LOC128730175: protein MCSRDSYRVFGYFLGFLWMISAVYYTAETIELLKLMKLQCGARKGSTKAAEPQDTGLARLQFDDEMIGKVCEFYTHLDVFLPYHIITTIIKMTPGALLVVGIFKSNITLVQVFAVYGILEESFFVIVFSKIFAVIQTFDKNVWIYWIIVIFCLKLFFSIWILLGVYAALQPPSRQRTARV from the exons ATGTGCAGCCGTGACTCCTATCGCGTGTTCGGATATTTTCTCGGTTTCCTGTGGATGATCAGTGCCGTTTACTACACCGCCGAGACAATCGAACTACTGAAACTAATGAAACTCCAGTGTGGTGCTCGGAAGGGTAGCACAAAAGCTGCTGAACCGCAGGACACTGGCCTCGCTCGGTTGCAGTTCGACGACGAAATGATTGGTAAAGTTTGTGAATTCTACACCCACCTGGATGTGTTCTTGCCATATCACATCATCACGACCATTATCAAGATGACGCCCGGTGCTCTGTTGGTGGTTGGAATCTTTAAG AGCAACATCACGTTAGTACAGGTCTTTGCAGTGTACGGAATTCTCGAGGAGTCTTTCTTCGTCATCGTTTTCTCTAAGATATTCGCCGTCATCCAAACCTTTGACAAGAACGTGTGGATCTACTGGATAATTGTGATATTCTGCC TGAAGCTGTTTTTCTCCATTTGGATACTACTTGGGGTGTACGCGGCACTTCAACCACCCTCGAGGCAACGGACAGCACGAGTCTAG
- the LOC128730186 gene encoding serine proteinase stubble: protein MHAWDLNISTMWSRWKASILLLTALCWIAERTPTVAGVAGVAAGSSHNYKINPKPCSVNGIEGTCMFVWECIKSEGQHVGMCMDQFMFGSCCSHNLTENVIPQNYHQVLTYRPKPSPSSSSGGKYKPPRPSTFVSSNGYTTIYRPNGSGTLVIRPSHNHHQQSHTYHHSKPGSHASSSGSNAGSGAGHGISSSSSSVSSGGAFVTGSNHFSQKPTAGTVNKHSTLSTPVQPGAADQEMAASVASGIYTTHWQATTEPSFITRTKPPKPNKPSKKPILSISNNIQSTVLKPKPSAKPTKQSTTSTSTTTTTTTTTTTTTPRPTTRRTTTTTSTTTTTTTTTTANPTTVGSVSSSTGSAPAASPSVIDFDDASPSTSSYTAAPGRYTISAARNAECGIQTMGRPETRIVGGKNAPFGRWPWQVSVRRTSFFGFSSTHRCGGAVINDNWIATAGHCVDDLLTSQIRIRVGEYDFSHVQEQLPYIERGVARKVVHPKYNFFTYEFDLALVKLEQPLVFAPHISPICLPATDDLLIGENATVTGWGRLSEGGTLPSVLQEVSVPIVSNDRCKSMFLRAGRHEFIPDIFLCAGHETGGQDSCQGDSGGPLQVKGKDGHYFLAGIISWGIGCAEANLPGVCTRISKFVPWIMETVL from the exons ATGCATGCATGGG ATCTGAACATCTCCACCATGTGGAGTCGATGGAAGGCATCGATTCTACTGTTAACGGCCCTCTGTTGGATCGCTGAGCGTACACCGACGGTGGCGGGCGTGGCAGGAGTGGCCGCCGGTTCTAGTCACAACTACAAGATCAACCCGAAGCCCTGCTCGGTGAACGGCATCGAGGGCACGTGCATGTTCGTCTGGGAATGCATCAAATCCGAGGGCCAGCACGTGGGCATGTGCATGGACCAGTTCATGTTCGGTTCCTGCTGCTCGCACAACCTGACGGAAAATGTGATACCTCAAAACTACCACCAGGTGCTCACCTACCGTCCTAAACCCTCGCCGTCGTCTTCGTCCGGGGGCAAGTATAAGCCACCGAGGCCAAG TACTTTCGTTAGTAGCAACGGCTACACCACCATCTATAGGCCGAACGGTAGTGGCACACTGGTGATACGGCCGTCCCACAACCATCACCAGCAGTCCCACACGTACCACCACAGCAAACCGGGAAGCCATGCTTCCTCGTCGGGCAGCAACGCAGGAAGTGGCGCCGGCCACGGCATTAGTAGTTCCAGTAGTAGCGTTAGTAGCGGTGGCGCGTTCGTCACCGGCAGCAACCACTTTAGTCAAAAGCCAACGGCGGGCACTGTAAATAAACACTCTACCTTATCGACGCCGgtgcagccgggagctgcggACCAGGAGATGGCCGCCAGTGTTGCTagcg GCATCTACACCACCCACTGGCAGGCGACGACGGAGCCGAGTTTCATCACGCGGAcgaagccaccgaaaccgaacaagCCGTCCAAGAAACCGATCCTGTCCATCTCGAACAACATACAAAGCACCGTACTGAAACCAAAACCATCG GCTAAGCCGACAAAGCAAAGTACTACCAGCACTAGCactaccaccactaccactacgacaacgacgacgaccacaCCGAGGCCCACGACcagaaggacgacgacgacgaccagcaccaccacgacAACCACCACGACAACGACGGCGAATCCTACCACCGTCGGCAGTGTTAGCAGCTCAACAGGTTCCGCGCCGGCAGCGTCACCATCTGTGATTGACTTCGACGACGCTTCGCCGTCCACCTCGTCCTATACGGCAGCCCCAGGCCGGTACACCATTTCCGCAGCAAGAAATGCCG AGTGCGGAATTCAGACGATGGGTCGACCGGAGACGCGAATCGTCGGAGGTAAAAACGCCCCATTCGGGCGCTGGCCCTGGCAGGTGTCCGTGCGACGGACGTCCTTTTTCGGCTTCTCAAGCACCCACCGGTGCGGTGGAGCTGTCATAAATGACAACTGGATAGCGACGGCGGGCCATTGTGTGGATGA CCTGCTGACGTCGCAGATTCGGATACGGGTTGGTGAGTACGACTTCTCGCACGTGCAGGAACAGTTGCCGTACATCGAGCGGGGTGTCGCGCGGAAGGTCGTCCATCCGAAGTATAACTTCTTCACGTACGAGTTCGATCTGGCGCTGGTGAAGCTGGAACAGCCGCTGGTCTTCGCTCCCCACATCAGCCCCATCTGCCTGCCGGCGACGGACGACCTGCTGATTGGCGAAAACGCCACCGTCACTGGATGGGGTCGGTTGAGTGAGGGAGGCACGCTGCCGTCCGTGCTACAAGAG GTGTCCGTTCCGATCGTGAGCAACGACCGGTGCAAATCGATGTTCCTGCGCGCCGGCCGGCACGAATTTATACCGGACATTTTCCTGTGCGCCGGCCACGAGACTGGAGGACAGGACTCCTGCCAGGGAGATTCCGGTGGCCCATTGCAG GTGAAAGGCAAGGACGGTCACTACTTCCTGGCTGGTATCATTTCATGGGGAATCGGCTGTGCCGAGGCGAACCTGCCGGGCGTTTGCACCCGAATATCGAAGTTCGTACCGTGGATCATGGAAACCGTGCTGTGA
- the LOC128730164 gene encoding uncharacterized protein LOC128730164, producing the protein MCSGVTFKALCYFYAGCNMFMSISAIVNSNRASQIIGFDNCTAGNTEADISIPEQTCNQFTFIFLCVASGLDCLMSLVLMVAIMTRKTFLLKLYMVHLWCHMSFCFYCWLAILFAFRGAVTSSTLLSIWGVVLILASVYFAMEVWITRGAYDAIRQERAKLTKHEMESRPTDILLGVGGFIS; encoded by the exons ATGTGCTCCGGTGTGACATTCAAAGCATTGTGCTACTTTTACGCAGGCTGCAATATGTTCATGTCAATCAGTGCCATCGTGAACTCGAATCGCGCAAGTCAAATTATCGGATTCGATAATTGCACCGCGGGCAATACGGAAGCTGACATCAGCATACCGGAACAAACATGCAATCAAT TCACGTTCATTTTTCTGTGCGTTGCGAGTGGACTGGATTGTCTAATGTCGTTAGTGTTGATGGTGGCAATCATGACG AGAAAGACGTTCCTGCTGAAGCTGTACATGGTACATCTGTGGTGTCATATGTCGTTCTGCTTCTACTGCTGGCTGGCCATCTTATTCGCATTCCGAGGTGCGGTCACATCCAGTACGCTTCTTTCGATCTGGGGCGTCGTTTTGATTTTGGCCAGTG TTTACTTCGCGATGGAAGTATGGATTACGAGAGGAGCCTACGATGCCATCCGACAGGAACGAGCCAAACTGACGAAGCACGAGATGGAAAGTCGGCCGACTGATATTCTGTTAGGGGTGGGAGGATTCATCTCTTAA